TATAGAGCGAGCTAAGAAACCAGAGAGGCTACCGGTAGTGATGGATAAGGCAGAAGTAAATCGTGTTTTATCAGTAATCTCAGGTACCTATGGGTTGATGGCAAAGCTCATTTATGGTTGTGGACTATGACTTATGGAATGTATCCGTTTGCGGGTTAAAGATATTGATTTTGCCCGGAATCAAGTGATTGTGCGAGATGGAAAAGGGATGAAGGATAGGGTAACTATGCTACCGGAAAGTTTAAAACCATTGCTATCAGAACATCTAAAACGGGTTAAGGCATTGCATGAACAAGACCTCAAGAATGGTGTTGGAGAGGTACATCTGCCTTTTGCACTGGAGCGAAAATATCTTAGTGTCGTGTTGAACAAATAACGCACGGAATTTGATTCTGGTAACTGGTGATTGGTAACTGGTAATTAAATACCGTTCGGCTGAGGTAATCGGTCAGTTATTGGTGGGAGAAAGGCATAAAGATTAAATTTCTCGCCAGGGCGCAAAGAACGCAAAGGAATAAATTGGATTACAGTTATTGTAAATTTTTAGTTGACTTAATTTTTATCGTATGGTATAATTAAATAAAATGGATAAAGTGTTAGTTGGAATTGTTATTGGTAGTGATTCTGACCTTACAGTGATGAGTCAAACCATTAAAATTTTAGAGGCTTTTAAAATTAAATATGAAATAGTTATTACCTCTGCCCATAAAACATTAGGAAAAACAATGGAATATGCCCAAAACGCTAAGGAAAAAGGTTTAGAGGTGTTAATTTGTGGTGCAGGGTTATCCGCGGCATTACCCGGGGTAGTAAGTTCTCAAACATTTCTGCCAGTAATTGGTGTTCCTGTTTCAAGCACACAGTCTGCCCTTGAAGGATTTGATGCGTTATATTCTATACTTCAGATGCCATCTGGTATTCCTGTAGCAACTATGTCTATTGGCGAATTGGGGGCAAAAAACGCCGCTCTTTTGACGATACGAATCTTAGCCCTAAAATATCCGACTCTTTATACCCAATTAAAGGAATATCAGAATAAACTAGCCACAGAATTAGATGAGAAAGATAAAAAATTGAATGAATTAGGATATGAAAAGTATTTAAGAGAGTAAAGGCTATTAAAATTAAAAGAGGGGAATACAACCCCCTAACCCCCTTTGTTAAGGGGGAATAAACTTGTTTTTCATCGGTTCCTTGGTCTATGGTCTGTAGTCTATTTTTAGGAGAAACGCTCATGCCCCTGTAGGGCACAAAGGAGGATGAAAATAGTAGGTAGGAGATAGAAGGTGGGAGGTAAGGAGATAAGCGTGAGGAGTGATGTTTTCTTTACTCTCTACTTTCTACTTCCTTATTTTCAGGAGAACATATGGCGTGTATATTTTGTAAAATCATCAACGGCGAGATACCAGCAAAAATAATTCATCAGGACGATAAAGTTATTGCCTTTGCTGATATTTCCCCGCAAGCACCAGTTCATATTTTGATTGTGCCAAAAACACATATCCCAACTATTTTGGACTTACAAGAAATAGATAAAGATTTAGTTGGACATATTTACTTGCTGGCTAAAAAATTAGCCATTGAAAATAATATTGACAAAAGTGGATTTAGAGTAGTTACAAATTGTAATAGAGATGCCGGTCAGGAAGTATTTCATATTCATTTTCACCTTTTGGGAGGTAGGAAAATGGGTGGTGTCTTAATCTAGCATAAAGGTTAAAATAGTGTATAGGGTTCTGCAAAATAGGATTTGAGGGAGACAACAAATAAATATCAAATATCAAATATCAAATATTAAATATCAAATATCAAATATTAAATATA
The sequence above is a segment of the bacterium genome. Coding sequences within it:
- the purE gene encoding 5-(carboxyamino)imidazole ribonucleotide mutase, with the translated sequence MDKVLVGIVIGSDSDLTVMSQTIKILEAFKIKYEIVITSAHKTLGKTMEYAQNAKEKGLEVLICGAGLSAALPGVVSSQTFLPVIGVPVSSTQSALEGFDALYSILQMPSGIPVATMSIGELGAKNAALLTIRILALKYPTLYTQLKEYQNKLATELDEKDKKLNELGYEKYLRE
- a CDS encoding histidine triad nucleotide-binding protein, translated to MACIFCKIINGEIPAKIIHQDDKVIAFADISPQAPVHILIVPKTHIPTILDLQEIDKDLVGHIYLLAKKLAIENNIDKSGFRVVTNCNRDAGQEVFHIHFHLLGGRKMGGVLI